A DNA window from Bos javanicus breed banteng chromosome 10, ARS-OSU_banteng_1.0, whole genome shotgun sequence contains the following coding sequences:
- the LOC133255056 gene encoding small ribosomal subunit protein eS4, X isoform-like has translation MPGAAMARGPKKHLKRVAAPKHWMLEKLTGVFALRPSAGPHKLRECLPLIIFLRNRLKCALTGDEVKKICMQRFIKIDGKVRTDITYPAGFMDVISIDKTGEKFRLIYDTKGHFAVHRITPEEAKYKLCKVRKIFMGTKGIPHLVTHDASTIRYPDPLIKVNDTIQIDLETGKITDFIKFDTGNLCMVTGGASLGRIGVITSRERHPGSFDVVHVKDVNGNSFATRLSDIFVIGRGNKPWISLPHGKGIRLTIAEEREKRLAVKQSSG, from the coding sequence ATGCCTGGCGCAGCCATGGCCCGGGGTCCCAAGAAGCACCTGAAACGCGTAGCAGCTCCAAAACACTGGATGCTGGAGAAACTGACCGGTGTGTTTGCCCTTCGTCCGTCTGCCGGCCCCCACAAGCTAAGGGAGTGTCTCCCCCTAATTATTTTCCTAAGGAATAGACTTAAGTGTGCCCTAACTGGAGATGAAGTAAAGAAGATTTGCATGCAGCGTTTCATTAAGATTGATGGCAAAGTCCGCACAGATATAACCTACCCTGCTGGTTTTATGGATGTCATCAGCATTGATAAGACTGGAGAGAAATTTCGTTTGATCTATGACACCAAGGGTCACTTTGCTGTTCATCGTATTACACCTGAGGAGGCCAAATATAAATTGTGCAAAGTAAGAAAGATATTTATGGGGACAAAAGGAATCCCTCATCTGGTAACCCATGATGCTAGTACCATCCGTTACCCTGATCCCCTCATCAAGGTGAATGATACCATTCAGATTGACTTGGAGACTGGCAAGATTACTGATTTCATCAAATTTGACACTGGTAACCTGTGCATGGTGACTGGAGGTGCTAGCCTGGGAAGAATTGGTGTGATTACAAGCCGGGAGAGACATCCAGGTTCTTTTGATGTGGTTCATGTGAAAGATGTGAACGGCAACAGCTTTGCCACACGGCTCTCAGACATTTTCGTTATTGGCAGAGGCAACAAACCATGGATCTCTCTTCCCCATGGAAAGGGTATTCGCCTCACCATCgctgaggagagagagaagagattgGCAGTCAAACAGAGCAGTGGATAA